In Dioscorea cayenensis subsp. rotundata cultivar TDr96_F1 chromosome 11, TDr96_F1_v2_PseudoChromosome.rev07_lg8_w22 25.fasta, whole genome shotgun sequence, a single genomic region encodes these proteins:
- the LOC120272254 gene encoding uncharacterized protein LOC120272254 produces the protein MASQVEQGLKVDKGFKPQAIQGAIRAMKDMFGVIVTEANVGNHLRTIRKRWARIKKLKDMSGVGWDNNLKVIIMGEAEYRDYIQVHVQDEPYLNKPIEDYDLLESICGNDQARGHYAIQNDGTQIGTNMDFETTPGTISPDDNFVDLSFGDADGHNASPFVNTQAGTSEHTSATSPQRKKGKSKRKANTDDEPIRELATTINKAFESVRSSQSLTFTKELSEECMKLKEYGYSTRQIRRVYEHLMMDDARARMFFGMADEMRKDWLEEFFESFG, from the exons ATGGCTAGCCAAGTTGAACAAGGGCTAAAGGTAGACAAAGGCTTCAAACCACAAGCAATTCAAGGTGCAATTCGGGCTATGAAGGATATGTTTGGGGTGATAGTCACAGAGGCCAATGTGGGAAATCATTTGAGGACAATACGGAAGCGGTGGGCAaggattaaaaaattgaaagacatGAGTGGTGTGGGTTGGGACAACAACCTTAAAGTCATTATCATGGGCGAGGCTGAATACAGAGACTACATTCAG GTCCATGTACAAGATGAACCATATCTGAATAAGCCAATAGAGGATTACGACCTATTGGAGAGTATATGTGGCAATGATCAAGCACGTGGTCATTATGCCATTCAAAATGATGGAACCCAAATTGGCACAAATATGGACTTTGAGACGACACCAGGAACAATATCCCCGGATGacaattttgttgatttgtcaTTTGGAGATGCAGACGGGCATAATGCCTCCCCGTTTGTTAATACTCAAGCTGGCACTTCTGAACATACATCAGCGACTAGTCCCCAGAGAAAGAAAGGTAAAAGCAAACGCAAAGCAAACACTGACGATGAGCCAATTCGCGAGTTGGCGACCACCATAAACAAAGCATTTGAATCAGTTAGATCGAGCCAGTCGCTTACCTTTACAAAAGAACTTTCAGAAGAATGTATGAAGCTGAAAGAATATGGCTACTCTACACGACAAATTCGGAGGGTATATGAGCATTTGATGATGGATGATGCACGAGCTCGAATGTTCTTTGGCATGGCTGACGAAATGCGCAAGGATTGGTTGGAGGAATTTTTTGAATCATTTGGTTGA
- the LOC120272388 gene encoding B-box zinc finger protein 20-like: MKIQCDVCTAESATIFCCADEAALCSACDRRVHTANKLAGKHRRLSLSSSLQSPPLCDVCQEKRGFIFCQEDRAILCKDCDEQIHCANELTKKHNRFLLSSALRLSSTSMPELTTTSSASTETSNITTKANNNDNNNDNNNNNNNSSSISEYLIKTLPGWRVEDLLEETMDDYFLMEETVEEELPIWQALQVPQAPQSEFSTHVFNLQQMKTVSFDNFQFMAKSGRPEKRSSDDVFRVPQIPTLNVEKHKRSRTLNANSSMPPSSTSSCCSSFWY; encoded by the exons ATGAAAATACAGTGTGATGTGTGCACGGCAGAGTCGGCCACCATCTTTTGTTGCGCCGACGAGGCCGCTCTTTGCTCAGCTTGTGACCGGCGTGTTCACACCGCCAACAAACTCGCCGGAAAACATCGCCGTCTTTCTTTATCTTCATCCCTGCAATCTCCACCACTTTGTGATGTTTGCCaa gagaaaagAGGTTTTATTTTCTGCCAAGAAGATCGAGCAATACTTTGTAAAGATTGTGATGAACAAATCCATTGTGCAAATGAGTTAACAAAGAAACACAACCGGTTTCTTTTATCTAGTGCTCTTCGGCTTTCTTCGACTTCCATGCCGGAGCTTACAACCACTTCCTCCGCCTCCACCGAGACATCAAATATCACCAccaaagcaaataataatgacaacaacaatgataacaacaacaacaacaataacagtaGTAGTATTTCTGAGTATTTGATCAAGACACTTCCTGGTTGGCGTGTGGAAGATTTGCTTGAGGAAACAATGGATGATTATTTTCTG ATGGAGGAAACTGTTGAGGAAGAGTTACCAATATGGCAAGCTTTACAAGTACCACAAGCACCTCAGTCTGAATTCTCCACTCATGTCTTTAATCTTCAACAGATGAAGACAGTGAGTTTTGATAACTTTCAGTTTATGGCAAAGTCCGGGAGGCCGGAGAAACGGAGTAGTGATGATGTGTTTAGAGTGCCTCAAATTCCTACTTTGAATGTTGAGAAACACAAGAGATCAAGAACTTTGAATGCCAATAGTTCAATGCCGCCTTCCTctacttcttcttgttgttcttccttttggtattaa